The Skermanella rosea sequence CGCGGGCGCGCATGCCCGGCAGCACCGCGCGGATCATGGCCGCCAGCCCGAACACATTGGCCTCGAACATGGCGCGGATCTCGGCGTCGTCGCCTTCCTCGACCGGGGCCTGATAGCCGTAGCCGGCGTTGTTCACCAGCACGTCGATGGCGCCGAAGCGGTCCTCCGCCGCCTTGACCGACGCCGCGACCTGTCCGGCGTCGGTCACGTCCAGCGCCAGCGCCAGCGCGCGGTCCTCGTGGCCCCGGGTCAGGTCCTGCACGCGGCCGGCGTCGCGGGCCGTCACCACGGCACGCCACCCGCGGTCGAGCACCATCCTGGCGAGTTCCCTGCCGAAGCCGGTGGAGCAGCCGGTGATGAACCAGACTGGGGAGCTGGGGGACGTCATGCGTGTCTTCCTTCTTGACCGATGGTTTTATTCCAAACCAACAGGCGGGCGCGCCGGAGGGTTGCGTCGGCCCTTCCGACGGCGCAGATCATGCCGGCGGTGCGGGCGGGTGTTCTTTTCGGGAAAGGGCCGGAGATGTGGTCGGGCAAGCTTCTATCCATCGTGCTTCCGCTGGTCGGGTTCTACTTGGTGGTGGTCGGCGCGCTCTACGCCCTGCAGCGGCCGATGATCTTCCGGGCGGACATGTCGCCGGCTCCCCCCGACCTCCATGCCGTCCCCGGCTTCCGGGAGGTCTCCTACCGCACGGAGGACGGCCTGGGCCTGCGGGCGCTCCACCGGCCGGCCGCGGCCGGCCGGCCGACCCTGGTCTATTTCCACGGCAATGCCGACGGGCTGTCCGGCTCGCTCCGGGTCACCGCCGGCCTCGCCGCGGAGGGCTACGGCCTGCTGCTGGCCGGGTACCGGGGCTATGACGGCAATCCCGGAAGCCCAAGCGAGGCCGGGCTCTACGCCGACGGCCGGGCCGCCCTGGGATGGCTCGCCGCGAACGGCGTGCCCGCTCCGGACACCGTCCTCGTGGGCAATTCGCTCGGGTCGGGGCCGGCGACCGAGCTGGCCGCCTCCTTCCCGGTGGCCGGGCTGGTGCTGATCTCCGGCTACACGTCGCTGCCCGACGTGGCGGCGCCCGTCTATCCCTTCGTCCCGGTGCGGCTGCTGATGCGCGACCGTTTCGACAATGCCGGCAAGATCGGGCGGGTAGCCGCCCCGGTCCTGATCCTCCACGGCACGGCGGACAGGACCATACCCTATGGCCACGCGACGGCGCTCGCCTCGGCGGCCGGGGACCGCGCGCGGCTGGTGCCGTTCGAAGGCGCCGGGCACGAGCTGGTCGGCAGCCCCGCGCTGTTCCCGGTCATCGACCGCTGGCTCGACGGGCTGCGGCGCTGAGGGCACGGCAACCTCAGTTGAACCACGGGACCTCGGCGGACCGCCGGTCCTCCGGGACGGGCTGCGGCTTCAGCCTCGTATAGCGGGCCAGGATGGCGTCGTAGGTGCCGTCGGCGCGCACCTGCTCGAAACCCTCCTGCCAGCGTCTGGCCTCCTGGTCCGACACGTCCTTCGAGGCGGCGAGCCAGATCTCGCTCCGGCGGACGACATGGCCGATGTTGAGTTCCGAGACGTCGCCGCCGACCTCGCGATAGGCGTAGAGCACCATCAGGCGGGGGGCCAGCCAGGCGTCGATCAGCCGGTCCTTCATCCGCTGGGCGTTGATCCACTCCTCGCTCGCCGTCTGGATCCGGTTGAACCCGTGCTCGTGCAGGAGCGATTCCGCCCCGCTGCGCCGGAGCACGCCGATGGGCCGGTCCCTGACCGACCAGAGGTCGCGGACATCGACTCCCGCTCCCCCGACCAGGACGAGGTCGTCCGTGACTACGTTGAACAGCCAGCGATACTGGTCCTCCCGCTCCGGCGAGCGGGTCAGGGCCAGGATGCCGGTGTTCGGCTGGGTCGAGGCCAGCTCCTGGGCATGGACCCAGGGCCAGAACTCGACCGTGCCCGAATGCCCGATCCGCCAGGCGACCTCCCGGACGACCTCATAGACGAGGCCCATCGGCTCGCCCGCCTCCGCCACGGTCGGCGGCGGCACGTGGAAGGCGTAGGGCGGCAGCTCGCCGGTGACCAGCCGAAGCTCGGCGGAGACCGCCGGCGCCGCGGTGAGCGGGAAAGCGAGCAGGACGGCGGCCAGCAGGCGGCGGATCATGAGTCCCCCTCCCCTACATCAGAAGGTGCCGGCGGCGGAGCCGGTGACGATCGCGGCCACCGGGGCCGCGGCCGGCCGTCGATACCCTCGGGAGATTCGGGAAACAGGCGCCATCCCGGCCCATGCCGCGACTCCGACGGACTATGCCGCCGGAAGGATGCGGCATCATTCCCGTGGCTCGACCGCCGCCGGATGGTTGTTCAGGAACCAGTCGTAGGTGGATGCGATGCCGTCCCGCAGCCCGATCGAGGCTTTCCAGCCCAGGCCGGACAGGCGCGAGATATCGAGCGCCTTGCGGGGCGGGCCGTCGGGCTTGGCCGCATCGAAGACGAAACCGCCCTCGAACCCGACGATGTCCGCGATCAGCCCGGCGAGGCCGCGGATGGAGATGTCCTTGCCGAAGCCGACATTCAGGGGCCCGTGGTCCGAGTAGTGCTTCATCATGAACAGGCAGGCGTCGGCCAGATCGTCCACGTGCAGGAATTCCCGGCGGGGCGAGCCGGTCCCCCAGATCACGACCCGGTCCCGCCCGTCACGCCGGGCGGCGTGGATCCTGCGCAGCAGGGCGGGCAGCACGTGGCTGCCCATCAGGTCGAAATTGTCGTTGATGCCGTACAGGTTGGTGGGCATGGCGGAAATGAAGTCGCGGCCATGCTGCCGGCGGTAGGCCTGGCACAGCCTGACGCCGGCGATCTTGGCTATGGCGTACCACTGGTTCGTCTCCTCCAGCGGCCCGGTCAGCAGCGCGTCCTCGCCCATGGGCTGGGGCGCCAGCTTCGGATAGATGCAGGAGGATCCCAGGAACAGCAGCTTCGAAACGCCGGCGAGATGGGCGGCGTGGATCACGTTCGCCCCGATCAGCAGGTTGTCGTGGATGAAGTCCGCCGGCCGGGTGCTGTTGGCATGGATGCCGCCGACCGTGGCCGCGGCGAGGAAGACGGCGTCGGGCCGGCGGGACCGCACCCAGTCCTCGACCTCGGCCTGGCAGCGGAGGTCCAAGGCGCCGCGGTCGACCGTCAGGACCTCGCAATCCTCGGCGGCCAGCCGCCGGACGATGGCCGAGCCGACCATGCCCCGGTGACCGGCCACCCAGACCCTCTTTCCCGCCAGGGGGAAGATCGGCGCCATGCCGTCCTGTTCCGTTGCGCTCATGCCGTCAGGCTCCGGGAAGATGCTCGGCTCCGCCGTCCCCGGCTGTCCAGGGGCGGCGCTTTCGATCAAGGCGGGATCGTAGCGGCGCTTTTGCTAAAACATTCCCTACCTGCGTCCGTATGCCCGCTCGCCCACGCGGAGGGATCAGGACCGGGCGCCCAGCGGCAGCCGGATCTCGATCCGGCTGCCGCCGTCCACGGGCAGGAAGCGGGCGTCGCCGCCGTGGGCACGGACGACATGGCGGACGATCGCGAGTCCGAGCCCCGCGCCGGGGCTGGCGGCCCGGCCCTTGCGGAAGCGGTCGAAGAACTCCTCTCGCAGGTGTTCCGGCACGCCGGGTCCCTCGTCCGCCACTTCCAGGACCGCCTCCGCGCCGGCCGTCAGGCGGACCGTGACGGCGCCGCCGCCGTGGGCCAGCGCATTGTCGAGCAGGTTGCGGACGGCGTCGCGCAGGTCGTCGGCCCGGCCCCGCACCGGGACCGCGTGAGGCGGCGCATCGACCTCGATCGCCCTGCCGGCGGTCTCGGCCACCGGCAGGACCGCGGCGGCGGCTTCGCGGACCGTCCGGCCGAGATCGACCGGGGGCAGCGTCCGGGGGTCCTCGGCCCGGCTCGCGGCCTCCTTGCGCGCCAGGTCGAGCAGCTGATTGACCAGCCTGGTCAGGTCCGACAGGTCGCGGCGGATCGCCGGCCAGTCGGCGGTGCCGCCGATCTCCGCCCGCTGGAGCCGGACGCTGAGGACGGCCAGCGGCGTGCGCAGCTCATGCGCGGCGTCGGCGGTGAAGCGGCCCTCGGCCTCGTAGGCTCCGGCCAGCCGGTCGAGGGCGCCGTTGACCGCCCCGACCAGCGGCTGGATCTCGGCCGGCAGGCCGGCCGGCGACAAGCGGGCCGTGGGAGCGCCGGGAACGATGGCGGCAGCCTCCCGCGCGGCGCGGCCCAGCGGGCGGAGGCTCCAGCCGGCGACGAACCAGACCAGGACAAGCGCCGCCGCGACCGACAGGGCGAGCACCGCGAAGGGTTCGCCGTTTTCCTCCATCAGGGTCTCGGCCAGCGCTTCCAGCTCGGGGTCGATCCGTCCGGCGGCACGGACCAGGGCGCCGAGGAGATCCGATTCGCGGCGGGTCAGCTCGACCACCCGGCCGGCGACGGAGGCTTCCCGCCTGCTGGTGTCGAATTCCAGGCTGCCGCACCGGAGCACCGTGCAGGGGCGCGTTCCCGGCCGGCGCAGGACGGCGCGGATGCGCGCCTCCAGCTCGATCAGGTCGAAGGGCTTGACGATGTAGTCGTCCGCACCGCCGTCGAGCCCGCCGACCCTGTCGCCCAGGGCGTCGCGCGCCGTCACGATCAGCGTGGGGATCGGACCGGCGGGGCGGGACTGGACCTCCCGCAGGATCGCCATGCCGTCGCCGTCCGGCAGGCCGAGTCCAGGACCAGCGCGTCGTAGGCCGCCTCCGGCGCGCCGCGCGCCGCGTCGGCGGTCGCGACGGCATCCACGGCGAAGCCGCGCTGGCCCAGATGACCGGCCACCATCTCGCGGAGCGCGGGATGATCCTCGACCACCAGTATCCTCATGATGCGCCTTCGACGGGGGAAAACGGTGCCCATGGCATGGGCGGCACCGGGGGCGATCCTACACGTCCGTCAGGTTGATGTCAGCCCGATGGTGTCCTCTGCAACCGCCGGAGGGGCCGACCAGGGAACCGCCGTCCCCGATCCGGCCCGGGGCATCATCGGGAGAATCATGGAAAAGCTTTTCACAGGCCTCGTGGCATCGCTGTCGTCGTCGGGCTTCAAGGCGGCCTTGGCCGGGCTGCTGGGCTTCCTGTCGGCCAGCCTCGGCATCGCGACGCTTCACATGGCGACCGTCTTCCTCGGCGACAATTTCCATGCCGTGGTGGCGGGCGAGGTTTACCGCTCGGCCCAGCCCACCCCTGAACGCATCGCCCGGTACCGGAAGGAGTACGGGATCAGGACGATCATCAACCTGCGCGGCGACAATACCGGGAGCGGCTGGTACGACGCCGAGGTGGAGGCGTCGCGCAGGCTCGGCATCGGCCACGTGGATTTCCGCATGTCCGCCCGCCGCGAACTGACCATGGCCCAGTTCGGCGACCTGATGGCGCTCCTCCGGACCGTGGAGAAGCCGGTTCTGATCCACTGCCAGTCCGGCGCGGACCGCAGCGGGCTGGTCTCCGCCCTCTATGTCGCCGGCATCGCGGGCCTGGGCGAGGAGGCGGCGGAAAGCCAGATCTCGTTCGTCTACGGCCATATCCCCCTGTGGCTCGGCTCCACCTACGCGATGAACCGGAGCTTCGAGGCGCTGGAGCCGGCGCTGGGCTTCCCGGGCTCATGACCGTCCCGGCGGCGCGGGGCGGGATTTGTGGTCGGTGCGGGAAGCGGCTATCATCGGGGCCTCAGTTGATCACGAGGCCTTGATGTCCGCCGACAACCCGTTCTTCACGCCGT is a genomic window containing:
- a CDS encoding alpha/beta hydrolase, translated to MWSGKLLSIVLPLVGFYLVVVGALYALQRPMIFRADMSPAPPDLHAVPGFREVSYRTEDGLGLRALHRPAAAGRPTLVYFHGNADGLSGSLRVTAGLAAEGYGLLLAGYRGYDGNPGSPSEAGLYADGRAALGWLAANGVPAPDTVLVGNSLGSGPATELAASFPVAGLVLISGYTSLPDVAAPVYPFVPVRLLMRDRFDNAGKIGRVAAPVLILHGTADRTIPYGHATALASAAGDRARLVPFEGAGHELVGSPALFPVIDRWLDGLRR
- a CDS encoding substrate-binding periplasmic protein, whose product is MIRRLLAAVLLAFPLTAAPAVSAELRLVTGELPPYAFHVPPPTVAEAGEPMGLVYEVVREVAWRIGHSGTVEFWPWVHAQELASTQPNTGILALTRSPEREDQYRWLFNVVTDDLVLVGGAGVDVRDLWSVRDRPIGVLRRSGAESLLHEHGFNRIQTASEEWINAQRMKDRLIDAWLAPRLMVLYAYREVGGDVSELNIGHVVRRSEIWLAASKDVSDQEARRWQEGFEQVRADGTYDAILARYTRLKPQPVPEDRRSAEVPWFN
- the fcl gene encoding GDP-L-fucose synthase, whose translation is MSATEQDGMAPIFPLAGKRVWVAGHRGMVGSAIVRRLAAEDCEVLTVDRGALDLRCQAEVEDWVRSRRPDAVFLAAATVGGIHANSTRPADFIHDNLLIGANVIHAAHLAGVSKLLFLGSSCIYPKLAPQPMGEDALLTGPLEETNQWYAIAKIAGVRLCQAYRRQHGRDFISAMPTNLYGINDNFDLMGSHVLPALLRRIHAARRDGRDRVVIWGTGSPRREFLHVDDLADACLFMMKHYSDHGPLNVGFGKDISIRGLAGLIADIVGFEGGFVFDAAKPDGPPRKALDISRLSGLGWKASIGLRDGIASTYDWFLNNHPAAVEPRE
- a CDS encoding ATP-binding response regulator, whose protein sequence is MAILREVQSRPAGPIPTLIVTARDALGDRVGGLDGGADDYIVKPFDLIELEARIRAVLRRPGTRPCTVLRCGSLEFDTSRREASVAGRVVELTRRESDLLGALVRAAGRIDPELEALAETLMEENGEPFAVLALSVAAALVLVWFVAGWSLRPLGRAAREAAAIVPGAPTARLSPAGLPAEIQPLVGAVNGALDRLAGAYEAEGRFTADAAHELRTPLAVLSVRLQRAEIGGTADWPAIRRDLSDLTRLVNQLLDLARKEAASRAEDPRTLPPVDLGRTVREAAAAVLPVAETAGRAIEVDAPPHAVPVRGRADDLRDAVRNLLDNALAHGGGAVTVRLTAGAEAVLEVADEGPGVPEHLREEFFDRFRKGRAASPGAGLGLAIVRHVVRAHGGDARFLPVDGGSRIEIRLPLGARS
- a CDS encoding response regulator, with translation MRILVVEDHPALREMVAGHLGQRGFAVDAVATADAARGAPEAAYDALVLDSACRTATAWRSCGRSSPAPPVRSPR
- a CDS encoding dual specificity protein phosphatase family protein → MEKLFTGLVASLSSSGFKAALAGLLGFLSASLGIATLHMATVFLGDNFHAVVAGEVYRSAQPTPERIARYRKEYGIRTIINLRGDNTGSGWYDAEVEASRRLGIGHVDFRMSARRELTMAQFGDLMALLRTVEKPVLIHCQSGADRSGLVSALYVAGIAGLGEEAAESQISFVYGHIPLWLGSTYAMNRSFEALEPALGFPGS